One genomic window of Aptenodytes patagonicus chromosome 3, bAptPat1.pri.cur, whole genome shotgun sequence includes the following:
- the PELI1 gene encoding E3 ubiquitin-protein ligase pellino homolog 1 isoform X2 yields MIHLPSLFMPKGNNEKSVPQLLIRDLKFEKKSLAKLMFSPDQENHPSKAPVKYGELIVLGYNGSLPNGDRGRRKSRFALFKRPKANGVKPSTVHIACTPQAAKAISNKDQHSISYTLSRAQTVVVEYTHDSNTDMFQIGRSTESPIDFVVTDTVPGSQSNSDTQSVQSTISRFACRIICERNPPFTARIYAAGFDSSKNIFLGEKAAKWKTSDGQMDGLTTNGVLVMHPRNGFTEDSKPGVWREISVCGNVFSLRETRSAQQRGKMVENETNQLQDGSLIDLCGATLLWRTAEGLSRTPTVKHLEALRQEINAARPQCPVGFNTLAFPSMKRKDVVDEKQPWVYLNCGHVHGYHNWGNKEERDGKDRECPMCRSVGPYVPLWLGCEAGFYVDAGPPTHAFSPCGHVCSEKTTAYWSQIPLPHGTHTFHAACPFCAHQLAGEQGYIRLIFQGPLD; encoded by the exons gaaataatgaaaaaagtgtGCCACAACTCTTGATCAGAGACCTGAAATTTGAGAAGAAGTCATTAGCTAAGCTCATGTTTTCTCCTGATCAAGAAAATCATCCATCAAAAGCACCAGTAAAATATGGTGAATTGATTGTATTAGG GTACAATGGGTCTCTCCCAAATGGagatagaggaagaagaaaaagtaggtttgctttatttaaaaggcCCAAAGCAAATGGGGTGAAACCTAGCACTGTGCATATTGCCTGTACCCCTCAAGCAGCAAAG GCAATAAGTAATAAGGACCAACACAGCATATCTTACACTTTGTCTCGGGCCCAGACCGTAGTAGTTGAATATACACATGACAGCAACACAGATATGTTCCAG ATTGGTCGGTCAACGGAGAGTCCTATAGACTTTGTTGTGACAGACACAGTTCCTGGAAGTCAGAGTAATTCAGATACACAGTCTGTGCAGAGCACTATATCAAGGTTTGCCTGCAGAATCATATGTGAACGTAACCCTCCTTTTACAGCAAGAATATATGCTGCAGGATTTGACTCCTCAAAAAACATCTTTCTTGGG GAGAAAGCTGCAAAGTGGAAGACATCAGATGGGCAAATGGATGGGCTAACCACAAATGGTGTTCTTGTTATGCATCCCCGTAATGGATTTACAGAAGACTCCAAGCCAGGGGTGTGGCGAGAGATATCTGTCTGTGGGAATGTGTTCAGCCTCCGTGAAACCAGATCAgctcagcagaggggaaaaatg GTTGAGAACGAAACGAACCAACTCCAAGATGGCTCTCTAATTGACCTGTGTGGAGCAACACTGCTGTGGCGCACTGCGGAAGGGCTTTCACGCACTCCTACTGTCAAGCACCTGGAGGCACTAAGACAGGAAATAAATGCGGCAAGGCCCCAGTGTCCCGTGGGGTTTAACACCTTGGCGTTTCCCAGCATGAAGAGAAAAGATGTTGTAGACGAAAAGCAGCCGTGGGTGTATCTGAACTGTGGCCACGTCCACGGCTATCACAATTGGGGAAACAAAGAGGAGAGAGACGGCAAGGATCGCGAGTGTCCCATGTGCCGCTCCGTCGGCCCCTATGTGCCTCTGTGGCTTGGATGTGAAGCAGGATTTTATGTGGATGCAGGACCTCCAACTCATGCGTTCAGCCCATGTGGACACGTGTGCTCAGAAAAGACAACTGCATATTGGTCCCAAATTCCTCTTCCTCATGGTACTCACACTTTTCACGCAGCCTGTCCGTTCTGTGCACATCAGCTGGCTGGTGAGCAAGGTTACATCAGACTCATTTTCCAAGGACCTCTTGACTAA
- the PELI1 gene encoding E3 ubiquitin-protein ligase pellino homolog 1 isoform X4 produces the protein MFSPDQENHPSKAPVKYGELIVLGYNGSLPNGDRGRRKSRFALFKRPKANGVKPSTVHIACTPQAAKAISNKDQHSISYTLSRAQTVVVEYTHDSNTDMFQIGRSTESPIDFVVTDTVPGSQSNSDTQSVQSTISRFACRIICERNPPFTARIYAAGFDSSKNIFLGEKAAKWKTSDGQMDGLTTNGVLVMHPRNGFTEDSKPGVWREISVCGNVFSLRETRSAQQRGKMVENETNQLQDGSLIDLCGATLLWRTAEGLSRTPTVKHLEALRQEINAARPQCPVGFNTLAFPSMKRKDVVDEKQPWVYLNCGHVHGYHNWGNKEERDGKDRECPMCRSVGPYVPLWLGCEAGFYVDAGPPTHAFSPCGHVCSEKTTAYWSQIPLPHGTHTFHAACPFCAHQLAGEQGYIRLIFQGPLD, from the exons ATGTTTTCTCCTGATCAAGAAAATCATCCATCAAAAGCACCAGTAAAATATGGTGAATTGATTGTATTAGG GTACAATGGGTCTCTCCCAAATGGagatagaggaagaagaaaaagtaggtttgctttatttaaaaggcCCAAAGCAAATGGGGTGAAACCTAGCACTGTGCATATTGCCTGTACCCCTCAAGCAGCAAAG GCAATAAGTAATAAGGACCAACACAGCATATCTTACACTTTGTCTCGGGCCCAGACCGTAGTAGTTGAATATACACATGACAGCAACACAGATATGTTCCAG ATTGGTCGGTCAACGGAGAGTCCTATAGACTTTGTTGTGACAGACACAGTTCCTGGAAGTCAGAGTAATTCAGATACACAGTCTGTGCAGAGCACTATATCAAGGTTTGCCTGCAGAATCATATGTGAACGTAACCCTCCTTTTACAGCAAGAATATATGCTGCAGGATTTGACTCCTCAAAAAACATCTTTCTTGGG GAGAAAGCTGCAAAGTGGAAGACATCAGATGGGCAAATGGATGGGCTAACCACAAATGGTGTTCTTGTTATGCATCCCCGTAATGGATTTACAGAAGACTCCAAGCCAGGGGTGTGGCGAGAGATATCTGTCTGTGGGAATGTGTTCAGCCTCCGTGAAACCAGATCAgctcagcagaggggaaaaatg GTTGAGAACGAAACGAACCAACTCCAAGATGGCTCTCTAATTGACCTGTGTGGAGCAACACTGCTGTGGCGCACTGCGGAAGGGCTTTCACGCACTCCTACTGTCAAGCACCTGGAGGCACTAAGACAGGAAATAAATGCGGCAAGGCCCCAGTGTCCCGTGGGGTTTAACACCTTGGCGTTTCCCAGCATGAAGAGAAAAGATGTTGTAGACGAAAAGCAGCCGTGGGTGTATCTGAACTGTGGCCACGTCCACGGCTATCACAATTGGGGAAACAAAGAGGAGAGAGACGGCAAGGATCGCGAGTGTCCCATGTGCCGCTCCGTCGGCCCCTATGTGCCTCTGTGGCTTGGATGTGAAGCAGGATTTTATGTGGATGCAGGACCTCCAACTCATGCGTTCAGCCCATGTGGACACGTGTGCTCAGAAAAGACAACTGCATATTGGTCCCAAATTCCTCTTCCTCATGGTACTCACACTTTTCACGCAGCCTGTCCGTTCTGTGCACATCAGCTGGCTGGTGAGCAAGGTTACATCAGACTCATTTTCCAAGGACCTCTTGACTAA
- the PELI1 gene encoding E3 ubiquitin-protein ligase pellino homolog 1 isoform X1: protein MYRKSKWKCGYNLAVLGHGNNEKSVPQLLIRDLKFEKKSLAKLMFSPDQENHPSKAPVKYGELIVLGYNGSLPNGDRGRRKSRFALFKRPKANGVKPSTVHIACTPQAAKAISNKDQHSISYTLSRAQTVVVEYTHDSNTDMFQIGRSTESPIDFVVTDTVPGSQSNSDTQSVQSTISRFACRIICERNPPFTARIYAAGFDSSKNIFLGEKAAKWKTSDGQMDGLTTNGVLVMHPRNGFTEDSKPGVWREISVCGNVFSLRETRSAQQRGKMVENETNQLQDGSLIDLCGATLLWRTAEGLSRTPTVKHLEALRQEINAARPQCPVGFNTLAFPSMKRKDVVDEKQPWVYLNCGHVHGYHNWGNKEERDGKDRECPMCRSVGPYVPLWLGCEAGFYVDAGPPTHAFSPCGHVCSEKTTAYWSQIPLPHGTHTFHAACPFCAHQLAGEQGYIRLIFQGPLD, encoded by the exons gaaataatgaaaaaagtgtGCCACAACTCTTGATCAGAGACCTGAAATTTGAGAAGAAGTCATTAGCTAAGCTCATGTTTTCTCCTGATCAAGAAAATCATCCATCAAAAGCACCAGTAAAATATGGTGAATTGATTGTATTAGG GTACAATGGGTCTCTCCCAAATGGagatagaggaagaagaaaaagtaggtttgctttatttaaaaggcCCAAAGCAAATGGGGTGAAACCTAGCACTGTGCATATTGCCTGTACCCCTCAAGCAGCAAAG GCAATAAGTAATAAGGACCAACACAGCATATCTTACACTTTGTCTCGGGCCCAGACCGTAGTAGTTGAATATACACATGACAGCAACACAGATATGTTCCAG ATTGGTCGGTCAACGGAGAGTCCTATAGACTTTGTTGTGACAGACACAGTTCCTGGAAGTCAGAGTAATTCAGATACACAGTCTGTGCAGAGCACTATATCAAGGTTTGCCTGCAGAATCATATGTGAACGTAACCCTCCTTTTACAGCAAGAATATATGCTGCAGGATTTGACTCCTCAAAAAACATCTTTCTTGGG GAGAAAGCTGCAAAGTGGAAGACATCAGATGGGCAAATGGATGGGCTAACCACAAATGGTGTTCTTGTTATGCATCCCCGTAATGGATTTACAGAAGACTCCAAGCCAGGGGTGTGGCGAGAGATATCTGTCTGTGGGAATGTGTTCAGCCTCCGTGAAACCAGATCAgctcagcagaggggaaaaatg GTTGAGAACGAAACGAACCAACTCCAAGATGGCTCTCTAATTGACCTGTGTGGAGCAACACTGCTGTGGCGCACTGCGGAAGGGCTTTCACGCACTCCTACTGTCAAGCACCTGGAGGCACTAAGACAGGAAATAAATGCGGCAAGGCCCCAGTGTCCCGTGGGGTTTAACACCTTGGCGTTTCCCAGCATGAAGAGAAAAGATGTTGTAGACGAAAAGCAGCCGTGGGTGTATCTGAACTGTGGCCACGTCCACGGCTATCACAATTGGGGAAACAAAGAGGAGAGAGACGGCAAGGATCGCGAGTGTCCCATGTGCCGCTCCGTCGGCCCCTATGTGCCTCTGTGGCTTGGATGTGAAGCAGGATTTTATGTGGATGCAGGACCTCCAACTCATGCGTTCAGCCCATGTGGACACGTGTGCTCAGAAAAGACAACTGCATATTGGTCCCAAATTCCTCTTCCTCATGGTACTCACACTTTTCACGCAGCCTGTCCGTTCTGTGCACATCAGCTGGCTGGTGAGCAAGGTTACATCAGACTCATTTTCCAAGGACCTCTTGACTAA
- the PELI1 gene encoding E3 ubiquitin-protein ligase pellino homolog 1 isoform X3 codes for MAGNNEKSVPQLLIRDLKFEKKSLAKLMFSPDQENHPSKAPVKYGELIVLGYNGSLPNGDRGRRKSRFALFKRPKANGVKPSTVHIACTPQAAKAISNKDQHSISYTLSRAQTVVVEYTHDSNTDMFQIGRSTESPIDFVVTDTVPGSQSNSDTQSVQSTISRFACRIICERNPPFTARIYAAGFDSSKNIFLGEKAAKWKTSDGQMDGLTTNGVLVMHPRNGFTEDSKPGVWREISVCGNVFSLRETRSAQQRGKMVENETNQLQDGSLIDLCGATLLWRTAEGLSRTPTVKHLEALRQEINAARPQCPVGFNTLAFPSMKRKDVVDEKQPWVYLNCGHVHGYHNWGNKEERDGKDRECPMCRSVGPYVPLWLGCEAGFYVDAGPPTHAFSPCGHVCSEKTTAYWSQIPLPHGTHTFHAACPFCAHQLAGEQGYIRLIFQGPLD; via the exons ATGGCTG gaaataatgaaaaaagtgtGCCACAACTCTTGATCAGAGACCTGAAATTTGAGAAGAAGTCATTAGCTAAGCTCATGTTTTCTCCTGATCAAGAAAATCATCCATCAAAAGCACCAGTAAAATATGGTGAATTGATTGTATTAGG GTACAATGGGTCTCTCCCAAATGGagatagaggaagaagaaaaagtaggtttgctttatttaaaaggcCCAAAGCAAATGGGGTGAAACCTAGCACTGTGCATATTGCCTGTACCCCTCAAGCAGCAAAG GCAATAAGTAATAAGGACCAACACAGCATATCTTACACTTTGTCTCGGGCCCAGACCGTAGTAGTTGAATATACACATGACAGCAACACAGATATGTTCCAG ATTGGTCGGTCAACGGAGAGTCCTATAGACTTTGTTGTGACAGACACAGTTCCTGGAAGTCAGAGTAATTCAGATACACAGTCTGTGCAGAGCACTATATCAAGGTTTGCCTGCAGAATCATATGTGAACGTAACCCTCCTTTTACAGCAAGAATATATGCTGCAGGATTTGACTCCTCAAAAAACATCTTTCTTGGG GAGAAAGCTGCAAAGTGGAAGACATCAGATGGGCAAATGGATGGGCTAACCACAAATGGTGTTCTTGTTATGCATCCCCGTAATGGATTTACAGAAGACTCCAAGCCAGGGGTGTGGCGAGAGATATCTGTCTGTGGGAATGTGTTCAGCCTCCGTGAAACCAGATCAgctcagcagaggggaaaaatg GTTGAGAACGAAACGAACCAACTCCAAGATGGCTCTCTAATTGACCTGTGTGGAGCAACACTGCTGTGGCGCACTGCGGAAGGGCTTTCACGCACTCCTACTGTCAAGCACCTGGAGGCACTAAGACAGGAAATAAATGCGGCAAGGCCCCAGTGTCCCGTGGGGTTTAACACCTTGGCGTTTCCCAGCATGAAGAGAAAAGATGTTGTAGACGAAAAGCAGCCGTGGGTGTATCTGAACTGTGGCCACGTCCACGGCTATCACAATTGGGGAAACAAAGAGGAGAGAGACGGCAAGGATCGCGAGTGTCCCATGTGCCGCTCCGTCGGCCCCTATGTGCCTCTGTGGCTTGGATGTGAAGCAGGATTTTATGTGGATGCAGGACCTCCAACTCATGCGTTCAGCCCATGTGGACACGTGTGCTCAGAAAAGACAACTGCATATTGGTCCCAAATTCCTCTTCCTCATGGTACTCACACTTTTCACGCAGCCTGTCCGTTCTGTGCACATCAGCTGGCTGGTGAGCAAGGTTACATCAGACTCATTTTCCAAGGACCTCTTGACTAA